In a genomic window of Thiolapillus brandeum:
- a CDS encoding type IV pilus inner membrane component PilO gives MDLSDFNDLSLDNIGEWPVVVKVVTALILCAGIVAAGYYYFIADEYVALEKVTKTEKVLREEFERKQAKAVNLEAYKLQLKEMQESFGAMLRQLPDKTEVAALLVDVSQTGLAAGLEFKLFQPMPEIKQDFYAELPIKIKVVGDYHEFGEFVSGLAALPRIVTVHDVKISKDKDTGKLVMEAMAKTYRYLEEAG, from the coding sequence ATGGATTTGAGTGATTTCAATGATCTGAGCCTGGACAACATCGGCGAATGGCCGGTTGTGGTCAAGGTGGTAACGGCCTTGATATTGTGTGCCGGCATTGTGGCTGCGGGTTATTACTATTTCATCGCGGACGAGTATGTGGCGCTGGAAAAGGTGACCAAAACAGAAAAAGTCCTGCGCGAGGAATTTGAGCGTAAACAGGCCAAGGCGGTGAATCTGGAGGCCTATAAGCTGCAGCTCAAGGAAATGCAGGAGTCCTTTGGCGCCATGCTGAGACAGCTACCGGACAAGACAGAGGTTGCGGCCCTGTTGGTCGATGTTTCACAGACGGGTTTGGCAGCAGGACTGGAATTCAAACTGTTCCAGCCCATGCCGGAGATCAAGCAGGATTTCTATGCAGAGCTTCCCATCAAGATCAAGGTTGTTGGTGACTATCATGAGTTTGGGGAATTCGTCAGTGGTCTGGCGGCCCTGCCCCGCATCGTTACCGTGCATGACGTCAAGATCAGCAAAGACAAGGACACTGGCAAGCTGGTAATGGAAGCGATGGCGAAGACTTACCGCTACCTGGAGGAGGCCGGCTGA
- a CDS encoding pilus assembly protein PilP, translating to MKYLIPSLMILLLAGCANRDMSDLRSYVEEVKSRPPTPIEPIPQIKQSETYLYVGGDRRNPFVPTEDDSEVMVTDAGTGPRPDPNRRKEELESYPLDSLKMVGTLDQNKSVWALVQSPDGTIHRVKTGNYLGQNDGRIISIEEEKVNVVELIPNGSGGYLERQASLTLGERDSS from the coding sequence ATGAAATACCTGATTCCATCACTGATGATATTGTTGCTCGCGGGCTGTGCCAACCGGGATATGTCTGATCTGCGCAGCTATGTGGAAGAAGTCAAGAGCCGGCCACCTACGCCTATCGAGCCCATCCCCCAGATCAAGCAGTCTGAAACTTATCTGTACGTTGGTGGGGATCGTCGAAATCCTTTTGTTCCCACGGAGGACGATTCCGAGGTCATGGTTACTGACGCAGGTACCGGGCCGCGACCGGATCCGAATCGTCGCAAGGAAGAGCTGGAGTCCTATCCGCTGGATTCCCTGAAAATGGTTGGAACACTCGATCAGAACAAGTCCGTATGGGCGCTTGTGCAGTCCCCGGATGGAACCATTCATAGAGTCAAGACAGGGAATTACCTGGGGCAGAATGATGGCAGGATCATCAGCATCGAAGAAGAAAAAGTCAATGTAGTAGAACTGATTCCGAACGGCAGTGGCGGATACCTGGAAAGACAGGCGTCACTGACATTGGGCGAGCGAGATTCAAGTTAA
- the pilQ gene encoding type IV pilus secretin PilQ produces the protein MVGGKMGINRKVILWGLLLAVFSVSSAAANTLDKITYSILSGERVQIVMETSEPVQGATSFATDNPARIAIDLPGTKSGLESRTKNIGSGNVRSVTAIEAGDKTRVVVNLLDKSTYDIREQGNKIVLMLNGKASGAALGSSAGTAPAAAGSKETQPMITNVDFRRGGEGVARVEITLSDPDVVVDMRQEGTNIVLDFLGTGVDPDQALELDVTDFATVVKSITTRPHRKDTRVVINTQGEFEHLAYQADDLYTLEFRAVSKEEKEARKKRQLVYTGDKLSLNFQDIEVRSVLQLLADFTGLNMVVSDSVNGRITLRLKNVPWDQALDIILKTKGLSKRQNGNVILVAPTEEIAAREKLDLESQKQVEELAPLHSELVQVNYAKAEDLAELLKSEENKLLSERGNVTIDSRTNTLLVQDTAAKLTEVRALIEKLDIPVRQVLVESRVVIANDDFARDIGVRFGFNRENSIGGNSSLLTAGGLPGHTSGTFGFAPGIENAADSGAEALMVNLPQQLAPGRGGAVNFLLGKVGSYLLQLELTAMQQEGRGEIVSSPRVITSDQNKAVIKQGIEIPYQEASSSGATTVSFKEAVLKLEVTPHITPDDRIIMDLLVSKDDADFTRAVLGVPPLNKREVETRVLVDNGETVVLGGVFERDRKEAEEKVPFFGDLPVIGYAFKETLKTDRKKELLIFITPKVIKDSLNVR, from the coding sequence ATGGTAGGTGGCAAAATGGGTATCAACAGAAAAGTAATCCTTTGGGGGTTGCTGCTCGCAGTGTTCAGTGTTTCGAGTGCTGCGGCCAACACCCTGGATAAAATTACGTATTCCATCCTTTCCGGGGAACGGGTGCAGATCGTAATGGAAACGAGCGAGCCGGTGCAGGGGGCAACCAGTTTTGCCACTGACAACCCGGCCCGCATCGCCATCGATTTACCTGGCACCAAGAGCGGCCTGGAATCGCGTACCAAGAACATCGGTTCCGGAAACGTCCGTTCGGTGACTGCTATCGAAGCAGGAGACAAGACCCGGGTGGTCGTAAACCTGTTGGATAAATCCACTTACGATATCCGGGAGCAGGGTAACAAAATCGTGTTGATGCTGAATGGCAAGGCCAGTGGCGCAGCACTAGGCAGCAGTGCCGGGACGGCTCCAGCAGCAGCGGGTTCCAAAGAAACACAGCCCATGATCACCAATGTCGATTTCCGTCGTGGTGGCGAGGGTGTGGCCCGCGTCGAGATTACCCTGTCCGATCCCGATGTGGTGGTGGATATGCGCCAGGAAGGAACCAACATTGTTCTTGATTTCCTGGGTACGGGCGTTGATCCAGACCAGGCCCTCGAACTCGATGTCACTGATTTTGCTACCGTGGTGAAGAGCATAACCACCCGGCCGCATCGCAAGGATACGCGGGTCGTCATCAATACCCAGGGCGAATTCGAACATCTTGCCTATCAGGCGGATGATCTCTACACCCTCGAATTCCGGGCGGTTAGCAAGGAAGAGAAGGAAGCACGCAAAAAGCGGCAGCTGGTTTACACCGGTGACAAACTGTCTCTTAACTTCCAGGATATTGAAGTACGTTCCGTGCTTCAGTTGCTGGCTGACTTTACCGGCCTGAACATGGTGGTCAGTGATTCAGTGAATGGCCGCATCACTCTGCGTTTGAAGAATGTTCCCTGGGATCAGGCTCTGGATATCATCCTCAAGACCAAGGGTCTGTCCAAGCGCCAGAATGGCAACGTGATCCTGGTGGCGCCCACAGAAGAAATTGCAGCGCGTGAAAAGCTGGATCTGGAGTCGCAGAAGCAGGTAGAAGAGCTGGCACCGTTGCATTCCGAGCTTGTACAGGTGAATTATGCCAAGGCGGAAGATCTGGCCGAACTGCTCAAGTCCGAGGAGAACAAGCTGCTCTCCGAGCGAGGAAACGTCACCATCGATTCCCGTACCAATACTTTGCTGGTGCAGGATACGGCGGCCAAACTGACGGAAGTCCGCGCCCTGATAGAAAAACTGGATATTCCCGTACGTCAGGTTCTGGTTGAGTCCCGTGTGGTTATCGCCAATGATGATTTCGCCCGCGACATCGGCGTACGCTTTGGGTTCAACCGGGAAAACAGCATTGGTGGCAATTCCAGTCTGCTGACGGCAGGCGGCCTGCCCGGACATACCTCCGGCACCTTTGGGTTTGCACCAGGCATCGAGAATGCTGCGGATAGTGGTGCTGAAGCGCTTATGGTGAATCTGCCTCAGCAACTGGCTCCCGGTCGTGGTGGCGCCGTCAACTTCCTGCTGGGCAAGGTGGGTTCTTACCTTCTGCAGCTGGAACTGACCGCCATGCAACAGGAAGGCCGGGGAGAGATCGTCTCCAGCCCGAGAGTGATTACTTCCGATCAGAACAAGGCGGTGATCAAGCAGGGTATCGAGATCCCTTACCAGGAGGCAAGTTCCAGCGGTGCAACCACTGTATCGTTCAAGGAAGCCGTACTGAAGCTTGAGGTTACTCCGCACATCACTCCGGATGATCGGATTATCATGGATCTGCTGGTTTCCAAGGATGATGCCGATTTCACCCGCGCCGTGCTGGGCGTACCTCCTCTGAACAAGCGGGAAGTCGAAACCCGGGTGCTGGTGGACAATGGCGAGACCGTGGTTCTGGGTGGTGTATTCGAACGTGACCGCAAGGAGGCTGAGGAAAAGGTTCCCTTCTTTGGTGATCTGCCGGTCATAGGCTATGCCTTCAAGGAAACTCTCAAAACCGACCGCAAGAAGGAACTGCTGATTTTCATCACTCCGAAGGTTATCAAGGATTCGTTGAACGTCAGGTAA
- the aroK gene encoding shikimate kinase AroK produces MLKPSRIFLVGPMGAGKTTIGRQLAQSLGLEFDDTDQEIQKRTGVDIPTIFEYEGEEGFRRREMKAIAEMVEQDNLVLATGGGAVTQPENRRLLAARGYVIYLSCSPEQQYERTYKDKNRPLLDTDDPLQRLKELNQERDPQYREISDLVVSTEGRSAQAVVKEVVRHFENT; encoded by the coding sequence ATGCTGAAACCCAGTCGTATCTTTCTGGTGGGCCCCATGGGGGCCGGCAAGACCACCATTGGCCGACAGCTGGCGCAATCTCTTGGTCTGGAGTTTGACGATACGGATCAGGAGATCCAGAAGCGCACGGGTGTGGATATCCCAACCATCTTCGAATATGAAGGTGAAGAGGGTTTCCGGCGCCGTGAAATGAAGGCTATTGCAGAAATGGTGGAGCAGGACAATCTGGTGTTGGCCACTGGTGGCGGTGCGGTGACTCAGCCGGAAAATCGCCGTCTGCTGGCTGCTCGTGGCTATGTCATCTATCTCTCATGCTCCCCCGAGCAGCAGTATGAACGCACTTACAAGGACAAGAATCGTCCCTTGCTGGATACCGATGACCCTCTGCAGCGCCTGAAGGAATTGAATCAGGAGCGTGATCCCCAGTACCGGGAAATTTCGGATCTGGTGGTGTCCACGGAAGGGCGTTCCGCCCAGGCCGTGGTGAAGGAGGTTGTCCGTCATTTCGAGAATACCTGA
- the aroB gene encoding 3-dehydroquinate synthase has protein sequence MPHIISSLDVDLGERSYPIYIGQDLLSDAELFRRHIASQQVMVVSNDTVAPLYMQALVDSLHGMQLEQVVLPDGEKYKTLDILNRIFDGLLGYRFDRGCTLIALGGGVIGDMTGFAAACYQRGVNFIQVPTTLLSQVDSSVGGKTGVNHPLGKNMIGAFYQPQAVVIDIDTLKTLPARELSAGLAEVIKHGIIKDEGYFSWLEAHMQDLRSLDAEALAHAVKGSCIIKSRVVSADEREAGQRALLNFGHTFGHAIETGMGYGNWLHGEAVGAGMCMAARMSRLLGWLSPEEETRITALIEAAGLPVTPPDLSPGRFMELMSVDKKVMAGQLRLVLLKGIGKALISEDFSMEVLQETLQSYTA, from the coding sequence ATGCCCCATATAATTTCCAGTCTTGACGTCGACCTGGGTGAACGCAGTTATCCGATTTACATCGGCCAGGATCTTTTGAGCGATGCGGAATTGTTTCGCCGCCATATCGCCTCACAGCAGGTGATGGTGGTGAGCAATGATACCGTTGCTCCCTTGTACATGCAGGCCCTTGTGGACAGCTTGCATGGGATGCAATTGGAACAGGTCGTGCTGCCGGATGGGGAAAAGTACAAGACCCTGGATATCCTGAACCGGATTTTCGACGGCTTGCTGGGCTATCGTTTCGACCGTGGCTGTACCCTGATTGCGCTGGGTGGCGGTGTCATAGGCGATATGACCGGATTTGCAGCGGCCTGCTATCAGCGGGGCGTAAATTTCATCCAGGTGCCCACTACATTGTTGTCCCAGGTGGATTCTTCGGTGGGTGGCAAGACGGGAGTGAATCATCCTCTGGGTAAAAACATGATCGGCGCCTTTTATCAGCCACAGGCTGTGGTGATCGATATCGATACTCTCAAGACCCTTCCGGCCCGGGAGCTGTCTGCAGGTCTTGCAGAGGTTATCAAGCACGGCATTATCAAGGATGAAGGGTATTTTTCCTGGCTGGAAGCGCATATGCAGGATTTACGCAGTCTCGATGCAGAGGCATTGGCCCATGCGGTCAAGGGTTCCTGCATCATCAAGTCCCGGGTGGTATCGGCAGATGAGCGTGAAGCCGGGCAACGGGCCCTGCTCAATTTTGGTCATACTTTTGGCCACGCCATCGAGACGGGTATGGGCTATGGCAATTGGCTGCATGGCGAGGCCGTGGGGGCTGGCATGTGCATGGCGGCGCGAATGTCCCGTTTGCTGGGTTGGCTGAGCCCGGAGGAAGAGACGCGGATAACCGCGCTGATCGAGGCTGCGGGCCTGCCGGTGACGCCGCCGGATCTTTCTCCTGGGCGTTTCATGGAACTGATGTCAGTGGATAAGAAGGTCATGGCTGGCCAGCTGCGCCTGGTATTGCTCAAGGGAATAGGCAAGGCATTGATCAGCGAAGACTTTTCAATGGAAGTCCTGCAGGAAACCCTGCAGAGTTATACTG